The Gadus macrocephalus chromosome 21, ASM3116895v1 genome has a segment encoding these proteins:
- the brf1b gene encoding BRF1 RNA polymerase III transcription initiation factor subunit b isoform X3, protein MAPNTELPTARTYWNPPRADPCLYIPRFAHMLEFGEKTHQVSMTALRLLQRMKRDWMHTGRRPSGLCGAALLVAARMHDFRRTVKEVIGVVKVCQATLRKRLTEFEDTPTSHLTIDEFMRVDLEQECDPPSFIAGQHKTKIQQLEHELAKKLNEVEGEISGYRDEIETELANSMPKLSGMYSAFAKHTEVPDEEEEEQVEEKKLGLAFGQPEGEDMELQVAAQQLTQDFLCQVLEEVEQEPGTRPSGGMPGCRPCSQSLSSILGIGRPVHVSPVEPEDAQSESGELDLEGIDDQEIEKYILNEREVETKTELWMKQNEDYLKEQKEKELRIIKEKELGTYKVKKSKKRAPIQAATAGEAIEKMLEQKRISTKINYEVLRDLNQGGSGPSSPPPPPSESSSSSTSTGRPRPPRRKKPNRKTNSLAATASIMGKRLRPLVSSIPKKKGDTSQVNRPTAPGQPAPSTPSTPLPPGTPQTTDTPPRQATPPQLATPPRDASTAREATPPLETLEDEEAEPCVSVMQLMAGNEYGCDTEEEEEFF, encoded by the exons ATGGCCCCGAACACGGAGCTCCCCACGGCCAGGACATACTGGAACCCACCAAGAGCAG aCCCCTGTCTCTACATCCCGCGCTTCGCCCACATGCTGGAGTTTGGGGAGAAGACCCACCAGGTGTCCATGACGGCTCTCAGGCTGCTccagaggatgaagagggaCTGGATGCACACTGGACGCCGGCCCTCTGGCCTGTGTGGAGCAG ctctcCTGGTCGCAGCACGGATGCATGATTTCCGGCGCACGGTGAAGGAGGTGATCGGGGTGGTGAAGGTGTGCCAGGCGACTCTGAGGAAGAG ACTCACAGAGTTTGAGGACACGCCCACCAGCCACCTGACCATCGATGAGTTCATGCGCGTGGATCTGGAGCAGGAGTGCGACCCTCCCTCCTTCATTGCCGGTCAACACAAGACCAAGATCCAGCAG tTGGAGCATGAGTTGGCTAAGAAGCTGAATGAAGTCGAAG GGGAGATCAGCGGCTACCGGGACGAGATTGAGACGGAGCTAGCCAACAGCATGCCCAAGCTCAGCGGGATGTACAGCGCCTTCGCCAAGCACACAG AGGTcccagacgaggaggaggaggagcaggtggaggagaagaagctggGCCTGGCCTTCGGCCAGCCCGAGGGCGAGGACATGGAGCTGCAGGTGGCTGCCCAGCAGCTCACCCAGGACTTCCTGTGtcaggtgctggaggaggtggagcaggagccGGGGACAAGGCCGTCAGGGGGCATGCCGGGGTGCCGGCCGTGCTCCCAGTCGCTGAGCTCCATCCTGGGGATCGGGCGCCCCGTCCACGTCTCCCCGGTGGAGCCGGAGG ACGCCCAGTCAGAGAGTGGGGAGCTGGACCTGGAAGGCATCGATGACCAGGAGATAGAGAAG TACATCCTGAACGAGCGCGAGGTGGAGACCAAGACGGAGCTGTGGATGAAACAGAACGAGGACTACCTGAAGGAGcagaaag AAAAGGAATTACGAATAATCAAAGAAAAGGAGCTGGGAACCTATAAG GTGAAGAAGAGTAAGAAGCGCGCTCCCATCCAGGCGGCCACGGCGGGCGAGGCCATAGAGAAGATGCTGGAGCAGAAGAGGATCTCCACTAAGATCAACTACGAGGTCCTGAGGGACCTGAACCAGGGGGGCAGTGGACCCAGcagcccgcccccgcccccctcagagtcctcctcctccagcacctccactGGACGCCCCCGACCGCCTCGCCGCAAGAAACCCAACCGCAAGACCAACAGCCTGGCCGCCACGGCCAGCATCATGGGGAAACG ACTCCGTCCGTTAGTGTCGTCCATACCAAAGAAGAAGGGAGACACGTCCCAG GTTAACCGGCCAACGGCTCCTGGGCAACCGGCTCCATCCACCCCATCCACCCCACTCCCTCCAGGCACGCCCCAAACAACAGACACACCTCCAAGACAAGCTACACCTCCACAGCTAGCCACGCCTCCCAGGGACGCCTCGACCGCTCGTGAAGCCACACCCCCTCTGGAGACtttggaggatgaggaggcggAGCCTTGTGTCAGCGTTATGCAGCTGATGGCGGGAAATG AGTACGGCTGTGacacggaggaggaagaggagttctTTTGA
- the LOC132449440 gene encoding activator of 90 kDa heat shock protein ATPase homolog 1-like — MAKWGEGDPRWIVEERSDATNVNNWHWTERDVTAWSTDKLTELLVGCRVERDGASCRLTDVTKLEGEASINNRKGKLIFFYEWVIKASWMGTTAIGIKYKGTLEVANLSDENDMDDLDISVSLCKDEPVTPLLGLMKKEGVERVRKALGEYVTLLKSAFSHGMILPTASGPGQPPPAPTPKQVTASRTQISSSVPAKAVPQGPQQGSGSTAGVRISTCSFSLKETFLTSPDELYRTFINQEFVQVFTLSAAQVDGCRGGKFQMLDGNVNGEFSELIPEEKIVMRWRFKTWPSEHYATITLRLKGVGDETELRLDCKGVPSGEEERTKEGWRRYYFKAIKQTFGY, encoded by the exons ATGGCCAAGTGGGGAGAAGGGGACCCCCGCTGGATAGTAGAGGAGCGGTCCGACGCGACCAACGTGAATAACTGGCATTG GACGGAGCGCGATGTGACGGCTTGGTCCACAGACAAGCTGACGGAGCTCCTGGTGGGCTGTCGGGTAGAGCGGGACGGGGCCAGCTGTCGGCTGACGGATGTCACCAAGCTGGAGGGAGAGGCCTCCATCAACAACCGCAAAGGGAAACTCATCTTCTTCTACGAGTGGGTGATCAAAGCCTCCTGGATGG GAACTACCGCCATCGGTATCAAGTACAAAGGCACGCTGGAGGTGGCAAACCTTTCTGATGAGAACGACATGGATGACCTGGAC ATCTCGGTGAGTCTGTGTAAAGACGAACCGGTCACGCCTCTCCTCGGGCTGATGAagaaggagggggtggagagggtcCGCAAAGCTCTGGGAGAATACGTGACCCTCCTCAAATCAG CCTTCTCTCATGGGATGATCCTTCCTACGGCGAGCGGACCCGGCCAGCCTCCACCAGCGCCTACGCCCAAACAGGTCACCGCCAGCCGAACTCAG ATCTCCTCCAGTGTGCCGGCCAAAGCTGTGCCCCAGGGCCCCCAGCAGGGGAGCGGCAGTACTGCAGGGGTCAGGATCTCCACCTGCAGCTTCAGTCTGAAGGAGACGTTCCTCACGTCACCTGATGAATTGTACCGCACCTTCATCAACCAGGAG TTTGTGCAGGTCTTCACCCTCTCAGCGGCCCAGGTGGACGGCTGTCGAGGAGGAAAGTTCCAGATGTTGGACGGGAACGTGAACGGAGAGTTTTCTGAGCTG ATTCCAGAGGAAAAGATTGTCATGAGGTGGAGATTCAAGACCTGGCCAAGTG aGCACTACGCCACCATCACTCTGCGTCTGAAGGGCGTGGGGGACGAGACGGAGCTCAGACTGGACTGTAAGGGCGTCCcctctggggaggaggagcggaccaaggaggggtggaggagatacTACTTTAAAGCCATCAAACAGACCTTCGGCTACTGA
- the brf1b gene encoding BRF1 RNA polymerase III transcription initiation factor subunit b isoform X4: MLEFGEKTHQVSMTALRLLQRMKRDWMHTGRRPSGLCGAALLVAARMHDFRRTVKEVIGVVKVCQATLRKRLTEFEDTPTSHLTIDEFMRVDLEQECDPPSFIAGQHKTKIQQLEHELAKKLNEVEGEISGYRDEIETELANSMPKLSGMYSAFAKHTEVPDEEEEEQVEEKKLGLAFGQPEGEDMELQVAAQQLTQDFLCQVLEEVEQEPGTRPSGGMPGCRPCSQSLSSILGIGRPVHVSPVEPEDAQSESGELDLEGIDDQEIEKYILNEREVETKTELWMKQNEDYLKEQKEKELRIIKEKELGTYKVKKSKKRAPIQAATAGEAIEKMLEQKRISTKINYEVLRDLNQGGSGPSSPPPPPSESSSSSTSTGRPRPPRRKKPNRKTNSLAATASIMGKRLRPLVSSIPKKKGDTSQVNRPTAPGQPAPSTPSTPLPPGTPQTTDTPPRQATPPQLATPPRDASTAREATPPLETLEDEEAEPCVSVMQLMAGNEYGCDTEEEEEFF; this comes from the exons ATGCTGGAGTTTGGGGAGAAGACCCACCAGGTGTCCATGACGGCTCTCAGGCTGCTccagaggatgaagagggaCTGGATGCACACTGGACGCCGGCCCTCTGGCCTGTGTGGAGCAG ctctcCTGGTCGCAGCACGGATGCATGATTTCCGGCGCACGGTGAAGGAGGTGATCGGGGTGGTGAAGGTGTGCCAGGCGACTCTGAGGAAGAG ACTCACAGAGTTTGAGGACACGCCCACCAGCCACCTGACCATCGATGAGTTCATGCGCGTGGATCTGGAGCAGGAGTGCGACCCTCCCTCCTTCATTGCCGGTCAACACAAGACCAAGATCCAGCAG tTGGAGCATGAGTTGGCTAAGAAGCTGAATGAAGTCGAAG GGGAGATCAGCGGCTACCGGGACGAGATTGAGACGGAGCTAGCCAACAGCATGCCCAAGCTCAGCGGGATGTACAGCGCCTTCGCCAAGCACACAG AGGTcccagacgaggaggaggaggagcaggtggaggagaagaagctggGCCTGGCCTTCGGCCAGCCCGAGGGCGAGGACATGGAGCTGCAGGTGGCTGCCCAGCAGCTCACCCAGGACTTCCTGTGtcaggtgctggaggaggtggagcaggagccGGGGACAAGGCCGTCAGGGGGCATGCCGGGGTGCCGGCCGTGCTCCCAGTCGCTGAGCTCCATCCTGGGGATCGGGCGCCCCGTCCACGTCTCCCCGGTGGAGCCGGAGG ACGCCCAGTCAGAGAGTGGGGAGCTGGACCTGGAAGGCATCGATGACCAGGAGATAGAGAAG TACATCCTGAACGAGCGCGAGGTGGAGACCAAGACGGAGCTGTGGATGAAACAGAACGAGGACTACCTGAAGGAGcagaaag AAAAGGAATTACGAATAATCAAAGAAAAGGAGCTGGGAACCTATAAG GTGAAGAAGAGTAAGAAGCGCGCTCCCATCCAGGCGGCCACGGCGGGCGAGGCCATAGAGAAGATGCTGGAGCAGAAGAGGATCTCCACTAAGATCAACTACGAGGTCCTGAGGGACCTGAACCAGGGGGGCAGTGGACCCAGcagcccgcccccgcccccctcagagtcctcctcctccagcacctccactGGACGCCCCCGACCGCCTCGCCGCAAGAAACCCAACCGCAAGACCAACAGCCTGGCCGCCACGGCCAGCATCATGGGGAAACG ACTCCGTCCGTTAGTGTCGTCCATACCAAAGAAGAAGGGAGACACGTCCCAG GTTAACCGGCCAACGGCTCCTGGGCAACCGGCTCCATCCACCCCATCCACCCCACTCCCTCCAGGCACGCCCCAAACAACAGACACACCTCCAAGACAAGCTACACCTCCACAGCTAGCCACGCCTCCCAGGGACGCCTCGACCGCTCGTGAAGCCACACCCCCTCTGGAGACtttggaggatgaggaggcggAGCCTTGTGTCAGCGTTATGCAGCTGATGGCGGGAAATG AGTACGGCTGTGacacggaggaggaagaggagttctTTTGA